In the Clostridium beijerinckii genome, one interval contains:
- the holA gene encoding DNA polymerase III subunit delta, protein MINYEVYEQEIEKGNIKNGYIFCGLDEEFIKDGISLIIKKNIAEEFMDLNLIRIDGMNTSFDAIMNACETMPFMGEKKVVVVYRSNFLQDKTDSSGTKIYNDIKSYISNLPPYTVLIMYYLLNDKRDRPNKNKKLATIGKSLTIVYCDKLKRDKYLKKVSEVFKEKGKQIGRTELSYFCEKVYNNFDIIKREADKLISYCGEREIKKEDIDILISKSSEDDTFDLVELIATKKIDKAIDTMKEILYKSDQHMLIISAIQKHFLRLYEIKIKLSNGKKVDDFMSDYRLPQFVCEKLIMQTNKFTEKQLSELIKLCVNTETKLKSTGIDKNMEMEFLLINTLTVKK, encoded by the coding sequence GTGATTAATTACGAAGTTTATGAGCAAGAGATTGAAAAAGGAAATATAAAAAATGGATATATATTTTGTGGGTTAGATGAAGAATTTATTAAAGATGGAATAAGTCTGATTATAAAAAAGAATATAGCTGAAGAATTTATGGATCTTAATTTAATAAGGATAGATGGAATGAATACAAGTTTTGATGCTATCATGAATGCGTGTGAAACAATGCCATTCATGGGAGAAAAAAAAGTTGTGGTTGTTTATAGGTCTAATTTTTTACAGGACAAAACTGATTCGTCAGGAACTAAAATATACAATGATATTAAGAGCTATATATCAAATTTACCTCCATATACAGTATTAATAATGTATTATTTATTGAATGATAAGAGAGATAGACCAAATAAAAATAAGAAATTAGCTACTATTGGTAAATCATTAACAATAGTATATTGTGATAAATTAAAAAGGGACAAATATTTAAAGAAAGTATCGGAAGTATTTAAAGAGAAGGGAAAACAAATTGGAAGAACTGAGTTATCTTATTTCTGTGAGAAAGTCTATAATAATTTTGACATTATAAAAAGAGAAGCTGACAAGCTTATATCGTATTGTGGTGAAAGAGAGATAAAAAAAGAGGATATTGATATACTTATTTCAAAATCAAGTGAGGATGATACTTTTGATTTAGTTGAATTAATAGCTACCAAAAAAATTGATAAAGCTATAGATACTATGAAGGAAATTTTATATAAATCAGACCAGCATATGCTGATAATAAGTGCTATTCAAAAGCATTTCTTGAGATTATATGAGATAAAGATAAAACTTAGCAATGGAAAAAAAGTAGATGATTTTATGTCAGACTATAGGTTGCCGCAGTTTGTTTGTGAAAAATTAATAATGCAGACAAATAAATTCACAGAAAAGCAGTTATCAGAGTTAATTAAGCTTTGCGTTAATACAGAAACAAAGTTAAAATCAACTGGAATAGATAAGAATATGGAAATGGAATTCCTTTTAATAAATACACTTACAGTTAAAAAATAA
- the rpsT gene encoding 30S ribosomal protein S20 — MANIKSAKKRIKVTETKTLKNRMIKSALKTTIKKFEAAIEAKNNEEAKALFTSVVKSLDMAATKGVVHKNMAARKKSRLAAKLNSMA, encoded by the coding sequence ATGGCAAATATAAAATCAGCAAAAAAGAGAATTAAAGTTACTGAAACTAAGACTTTAAAGAACAGAATGATTAAGTCTGCTTTAAAGACTACTATAAAGAAATTTGAAGCTGCTATAGAAGCTAAGAATAATGAAGAAGCTAAAGCTTTATTTACATCAGTTGTTAAGTCATTAGATATGGCTGCTACTAAGGGAGTTGTTCATAAAAATATGGCTGCTAGAAAGAAATCAAGATTAGCTGCTAAGTTAAACTCTATGGCATAA